One segment of Falco peregrinus isolate bFalPer1 chromosome 4, bFalPer1.pri, whole genome shotgun sequence DNA contains the following:
- the CLTRN gene encoding collectrin isoform X2 — MLRVSLLTLSVVAIAHAELCKPDAQNAFKVRLSIKTALGENAYAWDANEEYLFKAMVAFAMRRYSSKSTTQMNRNRINSAFLLSDKTLQFLKITSTLSPPVEPATPVWLIVFGVVLCLIVAGIVFLVVSGIQKHKKKTKESTERENLEEKGEVTVTVENGIPCEVLDLKAGHVNGVFAADDERFTPL; from the exons ATGTTACGGGTTTCACTGCTTACTCTCTCTGTAGTTGCCATTGCTCACGCTGAGCTCTGCAAGCCAG ATGCACAGAATGCTTTCAAAGTACGGCTCAGTATCAAAACAGCTTTGGGAGAGAATGCA TATGCCTGGGACGCTAATGAAGAGTACCTCTTCAAAGCAATGGTGGCTTTTGCAATGAGAAGATATTCCAGCAAGAGCACAACTCA GATGAATCGGAACAGAATCAACAGTGCCTTCCTACTGAGTGACAAAACACTGCAGTTCCTGAAGATAACCTCAACCTTATCACCTCCTGTTGAACCCGCGACGCCTGTCTGGCTTATTGTATTTGGTGTTGTTCTTTGTCTCATTGTGGCAGGAATTGTTTTCCTCGTTGTTTCAGGGATTCAGAAACACAAGAA AAAGACTAAAGAGtcaacagagagagaaaatttaGAAGAGAAAGGCGAAGTGACAGTAACAGTAGAAAATGGGATTCCTTGTGAAGTGCTGGATTTAAAAGCAGGCCATGTTAATGGAGTTTTTGCAGCAGATGATGAACGATTCACACCCTTATGA
- the CLTRN gene encoding collectrin isoform X1, which translates to MLRVSLLTLSVVAIAHAELCKPDAQNAFKVRLSIKTALGENAYAWDANEEYLFKAMVAFAMRRYSSKSTTQISNVLLCNVTDRVSFWFVVTDSSKNVTTVPGSVVEAAIRMNRNRINSAFLLSDKTLQFLKITSTLSPPVEPATPVWLIVFGVVLCLIVAGIVFLVVSGIQKHKKKTKESTERENLEEKGEVTVTVENGIPCEVLDLKAGHVNGVFAADDERFTPL; encoded by the exons ATGTTACGGGTTTCACTGCTTACTCTCTCTGTAGTTGCCATTGCTCACGCTGAGCTCTGCAAGCCAG ATGCACAGAATGCTTTCAAAGTACGGCTCAGTATCAAAACAGCTTTGGGAGAGAATGCA TATGCCTGGGACGCTAATGAAGAGTACCTCTTCAAAGCAATGGTGGCTTTTGCAATGAGAAGATATTCCAGCAAGAGCACAACTCA AATTTCCAATGTGCTGCTCTGTAATGTGACGGATCGGGTGTCATTTTGGTTTGTGGTCACAGATTCTTCCAAAAATGTGACAACTGTTCCTGGAAGTGTGGTAGAGGCAGCCATCAG GATGAATCGGAACAGAATCAACAGTGCCTTCCTACTGAGTGACAAAACACTGCAGTTCCTGAAGATAACCTCAACCTTATCACCTCCTGTTGAACCCGCGACGCCTGTCTGGCTTATTGTATTTGGTGTTGTTCTTTGTCTCATTGTGGCAGGAATTGTTTTCCTCGTTGTTTCAGGGATTCAGAAACACAAGAA AAAGACTAAAGAGtcaacagagagagaaaatttaGAAGAGAAAGGCGAAGTGACAGTAACAGTAGAAAATGGGATTCCTTGTGAAGTGCTGGATTTAAAAGCAGGCCATGTTAATGGAGTTTTTGCAGCAGATGATGAACGATTCACACCCTTATGA